A section of the Lineus longissimus chromosome 1, tnLinLong1.2, whole genome shotgun sequence genome encodes:
- the LOC135497630 gene encoding zinc finger protein 488-like, producing MGLLSTSEIPYGSKLGPIPPAMTLTDPAYLIGHMTQDKYPDVPITKIDKDTLYDPSRIMEWLPYIHPARNEKEQNVEVYSKDGQIYYRTIRTILPKEEILAWYSRDFALMLGIPEVQPSYRRENGCLCCPMCESRFRHPYSLRSHMRFKCEYRRKIPSAHQVNVSKSNHISLGHSYDYIKNNIHSPVALIGSKPRLSTFETGIGLSLDKSKNSIMSKHEQLLRSPLNVSALVPQKRKYDGGDGGTSPKHRLVEDQAIDLHLERVNSDAKDYKNHKAVTSTFNHVEEEGGSAFRKVEKSHSPKSSPTSLTSPPIPRSSNGVMFPATSSTSPTYSARLTMMSSGPSITKDAPSIFAASAPYLPRFPMMPANGFHRAMLPPGVNYNENLPINFSDMQNTPLKAADFPRPHDKLSDIRNLETGAMQTKLPYYVDGRVPMGLAMPVKVTNPMVEKLLTAPAPALLPPTTMVSIAQNWCAKCNATFRMTSDLVYHMRSHHHREFDPIKRKREEKLKCTICNETFRERHHLTRHMTSHL from the exons ATGGGGCTGCTGTCGACCTCTGAGATCCCCTACGGGAGTAAGCTAGGACCCATACCCCCTGCTATGACCCTGACAGACCCGGCATATCTTATAGGCCATATGACACAGGACAAATATCCCGATGTTCCAATAACAAAG ATCGACAAAGACACGTTATATGACCCAAGCCGAATCATGGAATGGCTACCTTACATTCATCCAGCAAGAAACGAGAAAGAACAAAACGTGGAGGTGTACAGCAAAGATGGACAGATATATTACCGGACAATACGAACGATATTGCCAAAGGAGGAAATATTGGCTTGGTACAGCAGAGACTTTGCACTTATGTTGGGAATTCCTGAGGTTCAGCCGTCTTACAGAAGAG aaaatggcTGTCTCTGCTGCCCAATGTGCGAGAGTCGATTCCGACACCCCTACAGTCTACGGTCGCATATGCGATTTAAGTGTGAATATCGAAGGAAGATACCTAGTGCTCACCAAGTTAACGTTTCAAAGTCAAACCATATTTCACTAGGACACAGTTATGACTATATCAAAAATAACATACATTCACCCGTAGCTCTTATCGGCTCAAAACCACGTCTTTCTACATTCGAGACAGGGATTGGTTTATCTTTAGATAAATCGAAAAACAGCATTATGTCAAAACATGAACAACTTCTAAGATCACCCCTCAACGTATCGGCGCTTGTTCCACAGAAACGGAAGTACGATGGAGGTGATGGGGGAACGTCACCAAAACATAGACTTGTGGAAGACCAGGCGATAGATCTTCATTTGGAAAGGGTTAATTCCGATGCAAAAGACTATAAAAATCATAAGGCAGTCACGTCAACGTTTAACCACGTGGAAGAAGAGGGTGGAAGTGCTTTCAGGAAAGTTGAAAAATCACACTCGCCGAAATCGTCGCCAACCTCTTTGACGTCGCCGCCGATCCCGCGGAGCAGTAATGGTGTAATGTTTCCAGCAACATCGTCAACCTCTCCAACCTATTCTGCAcgattgaccatgatgtcatcGGGGCCGAGCATTACCAAGGACGCACCAAGTATATTTGCCGCATCCGCGCCATATTTGCCTCGTTTTCCCATGATGCCTGCGAACGGATTTCATCGCGCAATGCTGCCACCTGGCGTGAACTATAACGAAAATCTACCGATAAACTTCTCGGACATGCAAAACACGCCACTTAAAGCAGCTGACTTCCCGCGCCCACATGATAAATTATCCGATATCAGAAATTTAGAAACAGGCGCCATGCAGACTAAATTACCATATTATGTAGACGGGCGTGTCCCGATGGGTTTGGCAATGCCTGTAAAAGTCACAAACCCAATGGTAGAAAAACTTTTAACGGCACCAGCGCCCGCACTGCTCCCACCTACGACTATGGTCAGCATAGCTCAAAACTGGTGCGCCAAGTGTAATGCAACTTTTAGAATGACCAGTGACCTAGTTTACCATATGCGTTCCCATCATCACAGAGAATTTGATCCCATCAAAAGAAAACGGGAAGAGAAGTTGAAATGCACTATTTGTAATGAAACATTTCGAGAACGGCATCATTTAACGCGACATATGACGTCACACTTATGA